In Chloroflexota bacterium, a single genomic region encodes these proteins:
- the dnaG gene encoding DNA primase has translation MSSGSPVEEIKDRFNILDIISPRVSLKKAGRNFKGLCPFHAEKTPSFIVFPDKGNYHCFGCGANGDIFTFVMKMENIDFGQALHLLAERAGITLPAKREAMAEDEHRARLRVINEAAAQYFHNLLLHREVGRKAKEYLGGRAVSNETIERFELGYALDSWDALLRYLTDKGHELADVVVAGLLVEREDGTHYDRFRGRLMFPIRDMRGNITGFGARALDDSQPKYLNSPETPLFDKGASLYGIDLAKEAIKRENLVIVVEGYIDVLIAHQFGINNVVASLGASLTERQIAIVKKLTKNLILALDADTAGDEATIRGLEVAKQVFDRKAVPVPTWRGLIRYEYKLDADIRIITLPRGEDPDEIIRQNPNEWRQLVEHALPVVDYYFDIITSRLNLSSPRDKSAAVERLLPVIVELPDKVHQWHYLQKLARLIQGNERDLAAKLERVRGVISGKKTQTSPRTEGRLPLSIEEYFLSLLLCYPTALSQVDSIAADEIKHPLTRQVLAALQNFVARYGALELEHFLDELEPSLQEFARGLEERTRGEPVLSDTDLERELSLCQTEIRRRNIREQIKLLEFLMRDAEEDGDVETLRQFIQQKEQLRVQLEPYEHGRTRALQIG, from the coding sequence ATGTCCAGTGGTAGCCCGGTAGAAGAGATTAAAGATAGATTCAATATACTCGATATAATCTCGCCACGGGTGTCCTTGAAGAAAGCAGGACGCAATTTCAAGGGGCTCTGTCCTTTTCACGCCGAAAAGACACCTTCCTTTATCGTTTTTCCGGACAAAGGCAATTACCACTGTTTCGGTTGCGGCGCCAACGGGGATATTTTCACCTTCGTAATGAAGATGGAAAATATTGACTTTGGACAGGCGTTGCACCTTTTGGCGGAGAGGGCCGGAATAACCTTGCCGGCCAAACGGGAGGCTATGGCCGAGGATGAGCATCGGGCACGCTTAAGGGTGATCAATGAAGCCGCTGCCCAGTACTTCCATAATCTGCTATTACACAGGGAGGTAGGGCGAAAGGCTAAGGAGTATTTAGGGGGACGCGCTGTAAGTAATGAGACGATTGAGAGGTTTGAGCTCGGTTACGCCCTGGATTCCTGGGATGCGCTCTTGCGTTATCTGACAGATAAGGGCCACGAGCTGGCTGATGTTGTGGTCGCTGGGCTTCTGGTGGAGAGGGAGGATGGTACCCATTATGATCGCTTCCGGGGGCGCCTGATGTTCCCTATCCGAGACATGCGAGGGAACATCACCGGCTTCGGGGCACGGGCTCTTGATGACTCTCAGCCTAAGTACCTCAATTCGCCCGAAACACCTCTCTTCGATAAGGGTGCCAGTCTCTATGGCATCGATCTGGCTAAGGAAGCAATAAAGCGCGAAAATCTGGTTATCGTTGTCGAAGGATATATCGATGTGTTGATCGCGCATCAGTTCGGGATAAATAATGTGGTAGCCTCGCTGGGTGCCTCCTTGACCGAGCGTCAAATAGCCATCGTGAAAAAGCTGACTAAGAACTTGATTTTAGCTCTCGACGCCGATACGGCGGGTGATGAAGCGACTATACGGGGGTTAGAGGTAGCCAAGCAGGTCTTCGATCGAAAGGCGGTCCCTGTCCCTACCTGGCGTGGGCTGATTCGCTATGAGTATAAGCTTGATGCCGATATCAGGATCATCACCCTGCCCCGCGGGGAAGATCCAGATGAGATTATTCGACAGAATCCCAACGAATGGCGGCAGCTTGTTGAGCACGCTTTGCCCGTCGTCGATTACTATTTCGATATCATCACCTCCCGGCTCAACCTGTCCTCTCCCAGAGACAAATCGGCGGCCGTTGAGCGATTGCTTCCGGTTATCGTCGAGCTGCCAGATAAGGTCCATCAGTGGCATTATCTACAGAAGCTGGCTCGCCTCATTCAAGGAAATGAACGAGACTTGGCCGCCAAATTGGAGCGCGTGCGAGGGGTTATCAGCGGTAAGAAGACTCAAACTAGCCCTCGGACAGAGGGCAGGTTGCCCTTATCCATAGAGGAATATTTTCTATCATTGCTCTTATGCTACCCGACGGCTTTGAGTCAAGTCGATTCCATCGCTGCCGATGAAATCAAACATCCCTTAACCCGTCAGGTATTGGCTGCGCTTCAGAACTTCGTGGCGCGCTATGGGGCACTTGAGTTGGAGCATTTTCTGGATGAGCTAGAGCCATCTTTACAGGAGTTCGCCCGTGGATTGGAGGAACGAACAAGAGGAGAGCCTGTATTATCTGACACTGATTTGGAGAGGGAGCTATCTCTCTGTCAGACAGAGATACGACGGCGCAATATCAGGGAGCAGATCAAGTTGCTCGAATTCTTGATGCGCGATGCTGAGGAGGACGGTGATGTGGAAACTCTGAGGCAATTCATCCAGCAGAAAGAACAACTGCGAGTCCAACTCGAACCATACGAACACGGCAGAACACGGGCGTTGCAAATAGGGTAA
- a CDS encoding peptidylprolyl isomerase: MKKTKQAIEKPVKRMTQRELSRHQREQRQQRILLVVGAVVLVSVLGILLFGYWREAIHKGSEPIVKVNGQPVSVTTYAKVLGFQQYMLDQQIEYFQRIAGRAQSTSSAGKEDPNEKLLAQYAQQQVQFLGQQRARLEGDTVEQLIDDELSRQEATKRGLTVTAEEVDAEIAREYASSQAEQGTPITNTTQATPTPTATPSASMANEQLRKSLSSIGILSEQEFRRWIIEPKLWREKLEKVMEEEVPRSGEQVRASEIVTETEEQAKQALERALRGEDFATLATELSKDATTKAKGGDLGWLPRGVEAKEIDEALFSLKPGEIYPKVVSSYGQFYVLKVEERAENREISAEHLSQLKSTALSRWLQSQKPPEGKSIEYFLSWEKTKWARDYIAKHLKAR; this comes from the coding sequence TTGAAAAAGACTAAACAGGCCATAGAGAAGCCCGTAAAACGCATGACGCAGAGGGAACTCTCACGTCATCAGAGAGAGCAAAGACAGCAACGAATCCTACTTGTCGTTGGTGCAGTTGTATTGGTCTCTGTCTTGGGCATCCTGCTGTTTGGCTATTGGCGTGAGGCCATTCACAAGGGCAGTGAGCCGATCGTTAAGGTAAACGGACAGCCCGTCTCGGTAACAACCTACGCCAAGGTACTTGGCTTTCAACAGTATATGCTCGATCAGCAAATCGAATACTTCCAGAGGATCGCCGGCCGTGCTCAGTCGACATCCAGCGCAGGTAAGGAGGATCCCAACGAAAAGCTGCTGGCCCAATATGCCCAGCAACAGGTGCAGTTCTTAGGGCAGCAGAGAGCAAGGTTAGAAGGCGACACTGTCGAACAATTAATCGATGATGAATTGAGCAGGCAGGAAGCGACCAAGAGAGGACTCACCGTCACAGCAGAGGAGGTCGATGCCGAGATCGCGCGGGAGTATGCCTCCTCTCAGGCAGAGCAGGGGACACCCATCACAAACACCACTCAGGCAACCCCCACGCCAACGGCAACACCATCGGCATCTATGGCTAACGAGCAGCTGCGGAAGAGCCTATCAAGTATAGGCATTCTCTCTGAACAGGAATTCCGCCGCTGGATTATAGAGCCAAAGCTGTGGCGTGAGAAATTGGAGAAGGTTATGGAGGAAGAGGTCCCTCGCTCTGGAGAACAGGTGCGAGCCAGCGAGATCGTAACGGAGACCGAAGAGCAGGCTAAGCAGGCCCTGGAAAGAGCCCTCAGGGGTGAGGATTTCGCTACCCTGGCCACCGAACTGTCCAAGGATGCGACAACGAAGGCTAAGGGCGGCGATTTAGGCTGGTTGCCTAGAGGAGTGGAGGCAAAGGAGATCGATGAGGCCCTCTTCAGCTTGAAACCAGGTGAGATATATCCCAAGGTAGTCTCCAGCTACGGTCAATTCTATGTGCTCAAGGTTGAGGAACGGGCTGAGAATCGAGAGATAAGCGCTGAACATCTTAGCCAACTCAAGTCCACCGCACTCTCTAGATGGTTGCAGAGCCAGAAGCCACCCGAAGGAAAGAGCATTGAGTATTTTCTCTCTTGGGAGAAGACCAAGTGGGCCAGAGATTACATTGCCAAACACTTGAAGGCGAGGTAA
- the ychF gene encoding redox-regulated ATPase YchF, with amino-acid sequence MTLSLGLVGLPNSGKSTLFNALTRLRVPVASYPFTTIEPHVGVVPVPDQRLQHIAEIVRPQRVVPTVIEFVDIAGLVRGSSKGEGLGNQFLSHIRNVNAVAVVVRCFSDADVPHIYNTIDPVRDAKVISTELCLADLAMLERRMERIHRAAKSGDKQFIKALDLLGQFQIYLDAGRSLRSFPFDVRSAELAQSLDLTVGLLTTKPILYVANVDEERFAAAVNGPYEALPDIQALKELSEREGVPMVVVSAKIEAELNELPEDEAKDYLAAMGVYQSGLQRLVEVSYKLLGLVTFFTTTGGKEVHAWTVAAGMKAPQAAGQVHSDMERGFIRAEVVSYRDLAQAGSFAAAREHALIRLEGHNYIVQDGDIIHFRFSV; translated from the coding sequence GTGACTCTATCACTGGGGTTAGTGGGGCTACCTAACTCAGGGAAATCTACCCTCTTCAATGCCCTTACGCGCCTACGTGTACCGGTAGCCAGCTACCCCTTTACCACGATTGAGCCGCACGTTGGGGTTGTGCCGGTTCCCGATCAACGCCTCCAGCATATAGCTGAAATAGTCCGTCCACAGCGTGTAGTGCCCACTGTTATCGAGTTTGTGGATATTGCTGGGCTGGTACGCGGGTCCAGCAAGGGTGAAGGTTTAGGCAACCAGTTCTTGAGTCACATCCGTAATGTCAATGCTGTAGCCGTCGTCGTCCGCTGTTTCAGCGATGCCGATGTGCCCCATATATACAATACCATTGATCCGGTGCGCGATGCGAAGGTCATTTCCACAGAGCTTTGCCTAGCCGACTTGGCTATGCTTGAGCGTCGAATGGAGAGGATACACAGGGCAGCCAAATCGGGCGACAAGCAGTTCATAAAGGCGCTTGACCTTTTGGGACAGTTCCAAATCTATCTAGATGCGGGGCGTTCTCTTCGATCATTCCCCTTCGATGTTAGGAGCGCTGAACTGGCCCAAAGCTTGGATCTTACCGTCGGTTTATTGACCACAAAGCCCATCCTCTATGTAGCCAACGTTGATGAGGAAAGATTTGCCGCTGCTGTGAATGGCCCCTACGAGGCCTTACCCGATATTCAGGCCCTCAAGGAGCTCTCGGAGAGAGAAGGGGTACCGATGGTAGTCGTGTCGGCGAAAATAGAGGCTGAGCTGAACGAGCTACCCGAGGATGAGGCCAAGGACTACCTGGCCGCTATGGGTGTCTATCAGTCGGGCCTACAAAGATTGGTAGAAGTGAGCTACAAATTGCTCGGTCTGGTCACCTTCTTCACCACAACGGGCGGTAAGGAGGTACACGCTTGGACGGTGGCAGCTGGAATGAAGGCTCCACAGGCAGCCGGGCAAGTACATTCTGATATGGAGCGAGGATTCATTCGCGCTGAGGTCGTTTCCTATCGCGATCTAGCCCAGGCTGGTTCGTTCGCCGCGGCTCGTGAGCACGCTTTGATCCGCCTTGAAGGGCATAATTATATCGTGCAGGATGGTGACATAATTCATTTCCGGTTCAGTGTCTAG
- a CDS encoding single-stranded DNA-binding protein, whose product MAMSLNKVMIIGNVGREPEMRYTPNGNPVTTFSVAASRRWTTPEGEQRDETEWFNVVAWNKLAETCSQYLAKGSKVYIEGRLQTRSWETPEGQKRYRTEVVANTMIMLDSRQRGPAPAEESYPEEIEAEEIPF is encoded by the coding sequence ATGGCAATGTCACTCAATAAGGTCATGATCATCGGTAATGTGGGACGGGAACCAGAGATGCGTTATACACCAAATGGTAATCCTGTGACCACCTTCAGTGTGGCCGCCAGTCGAAGGTGGACTACACCCGAAGGGGAACAGCGAGATGAAACAGAATGGTTCAACGTGGTTGCCTGGAACAAGTTAGCCGAAACATGCAGCCAATACTTGGCCAAGGGCAGCAAGGTCTACATCGAGGGACGACTACAGACACGCTCTTGGGAAACACCTGAGGGGCAGAAGCGCTACCGCACAGAGGTCGTCGCTAATACGATGATCATGCTGGATAGTCGACAAAGAGGCCCGGCGCCGGCTGAGGAAAGTTACCCCGAAGAGATCGAAGCAGAGGAGATACCATTCTAA
- the rpsF gene encoding 30S ribosomal protein S6 translates to MPEKGGVHLRDYELMFIISPEVADDNIDNVIERVSHLVTNGGGEVAKVDPWGRRKLAYPIDGFREGSYVLLQFQAEPEAIKDLERNLLLSEDILRHLLVRHE, encoded by the coding sequence ATGCCAGAGAAAGGAGGTGTGCATTTGCGCGACTATGAGCTGATGTTTATCATTAGCCCTGAGGTGGCTGATGATAATATAGACAACGTCATTGAGAGGGTCAGCCATCTGGTTACAAATGGTGGTGGCGAAGTAGCCAAGGTGGATCCCTGGGGACGCCGTAAACTGGCCTATCCCATTGATGGATTTCGTGAAGGGTCCTATGTGCTCTTACAATTTCAGGCCGAGCCAGAGGCTATCAAGGATCTGGAGCGAAATCTGCTGCTGTCTGAAGACATTCTTCGCCACTTGCTGGTGCGGCATGAGTAA
- a CDS encoding DNA translocase FtsK, which translates to MRKRKKSTKPKRSGPLFRLNLRFSREILGLVLLFSGGLSLLALLFPEGILGSQWSNLLHAGFGWGAYLLPFLLGVLGLGYVWSNLKQGYRLRWGEASGWLLLYGTCLALLQLLAGNPEPGPTVTKGGGHTGYWIYHLLNLVIGSVGAITILFVLAILGLVLSFKPAPPDLLVRLSSFRNSVNSWFKVLLSARVRINRLLAYRPGLKLAWPSSRRSSRLEQLPLPEPKETPVLNIPSSPITHPAPPPPVEVLEPQVTEPAVISDKGKWQLPPITLLEEASAADQGRADNRQRAKLIEETLADFGVNARVVDANPGPAVTRFNIEPGFRERRDRTGAIVKREKIRVSEIISLANDLALALAAPTIRIEAPVPGKTVVGLEVPNVSTTLVNLRSVIESAAFQKAKAKLKLPIALGQKVSGEAVVDDLTKMPHLLIAGATGSGKSVCINSIITCLLLHLKPDTLHFVLIDPKRVELSLFNRVPHLLSPVVVEVGKVVSTLKWMTHEMDRRYKQFEMIQARHIDDYNRKVAGRAGWERMPYIVVLIDELADLMMTAPEEIERTICRLAQLARATGIHLVVATQRPSVDVVTGLIKANFPTRISFAVTSQIDSRVILDIAGAEKLLGRGDMLYLPTDAAKPTRVQGSYVSDEEIQSVVQYWRRQGDPQYSAELLSLPAWEPGSAGDEIPEDLYRKAVDLTERHNHISASFLQRGLRIGYRRAARLMERLREEGYIDEKGDVLKEQLHIEATEAQEQAPH; encoded by the coding sequence ATGAGAAAAAGGAAAAAGTCTACTAAACCCAAAAGGAGTGGACCTTTATTTAGGCTCAACCTGCGGTTTAGCCGGGAAATCCTTGGCTTGGTGCTGCTATTTTCAGGCGGCTTAAGCCTCCTCGCCCTCCTTTTCCCCGAGGGCATCTTGGGCAGTCAATGGAGCAATTTGCTACACGCCGGATTTGGGTGGGGGGCTTATTTGCTTCCTTTCCTGTTGGGGGTCTTAGGGCTTGGTTACGTTTGGTCAAATCTCAAGCAAGGCTACCGGCTGCGCTGGGGAGAAGCATCCGGCTGGCTTCTCCTGTATGGTACCTGCCTGGCTCTATTACAATTGCTGGCGGGGAATCCAGAGCCAGGTCCAACTGTCACTAAAGGGGGTGGTCACACCGGCTATTGGATCTATCATCTTTTGAACTTAGTTATAGGTTCAGTCGGCGCTATCACCATTCTATTCGTCCTGGCCATCCTTGGGCTGGTTCTCAGTTTCAAGCCAGCACCTCCTGATCTCTTGGTCAGATTAAGTTCCTTTAGGAATAGTGTAAACTCCTGGTTCAAGGTTCTCCTCTCTGCGCGTGTCAGGATCAATCGCCTCTTGGCTTATCGGCCAGGTCTCAAACTAGCCTGGCCATCCTCGCGTCGGTCGTCGCGGCTTGAGCAACTCCCGCTTCCGGAGCCAAAAGAGACCCCTGTGCTTAACATACCTTCTTCCCCTATAACACACCCTGCTCCACCACCGCCGGTAGAGGTGCTGGAACCGCAGGTTACCGAGCCGGCAGTTATTTCAGACAAGGGGAAATGGCAACTGCCACCTATAACACTGCTGGAGGAGGCCAGTGCAGCTGATCAGGGTAGAGCAGATAATCGCCAGAGGGCAAAGCTCATCGAAGAGACGCTGGCCGATTTTGGCGTGAATGCTCGAGTAGTGGACGCCAATCCCGGTCCGGCCGTGACGCGATTCAATATTGAGCCAGGTTTTCGTGAACGGAGGGACAGGACCGGCGCTATAGTCAAGCGCGAAAAGATCAGAGTAAGTGAAATAATCTCATTAGCAAACGACCTGGCTCTTGCTCTGGCAGCGCCAACTATTCGTATCGAAGCGCCCGTTCCAGGCAAGACAGTGGTGGGGCTCGAAGTGCCCAATGTTTCGACCACTTTAGTCAATCTAAGAAGCGTAATTGAATCCGCAGCCTTCCAGAAGGCGAAGGCGAAGTTGAAACTGCCTATCGCCCTGGGGCAGAAGGTCTCCGGCGAGGCGGTAGTGGATGACCTAACCAAGATGCCCCACCTCCTCATCGCTGGGGCGACTGGCTCAGGTAAGAGCGTCTGTATAAACTCCATCATCACCTGTCTCCTCCTCCACCTCAAGCCGGACACGCTGCACTTCGTTTTAATTGATCCCAAGAGGGTGGAGTTGTCGCTCTTTAACCGAGTCCCTCACCTGTTGTCGCCCGTAGTGGTCGAAGTGGGAAAGGTGGTGAGTACCCTCAAATGGATGACGCACGAGATGGACAGGCGTTACAAGCAGTTCGAGATGATTCAGGCACGGCATATCGATGACTACAACCGGAAGGTAGCTGGTCGAGCTGGCTGGGAGAGGATGCCTTACATAGTCGTACTTATCGACGAGCTGGCAGACTTGATGATGACGGCCCCAGAGGAGATAGAACGTACCATTTGTCGTTTAGCCCAGTTAGCACGGGCGACCGGTATTCATCTGGTGGTAGCCACACAGCGCCCCTCCGTGGACGTGGTAACGGGGCTAATCAAGGCCAACTTCCCCACCCGTATCAGTTTTGCAGTCACCTCCCAGATAGACTCGCGCGTCATTCTAGACATAGCTGGAGCAGAGAAGCTTTTGGGACGAGGCGATATGTTGTACCTGCCCACAGATGCAGCTAAGCCGACACGGGTGCAAGGGAGCTATGTATCCGACGAGGAGATCCAAAGTGTGGTGCAGTACTGGAGGAGACAGGGCGATCCCCAGTATTCGGCTGAACTGCTTAGCCTGCCCGCATGGGAGCCCGGCTCTGCTGGTGACGAGATACCTGAGGACCTGTATCGGAAGGCAGTTGATTTGACAGAGAGGCATAACCATATCTCCGCCTCATTTTTGCAACGCGGCCTGCGTATCGGCTACCGCCGGGCAGCCCGTTTGATGGAGCGGTTGCGGGAAGAGGGATATATCGACGAGAAGGGAGATGTACTAAAGGAACAATTACACATTGAGGCAACTGAGGCGCAAGAACAGGCTCCTCATTAA
- a CDS encoding cyclic nucleotide-binding domain-containing protein yields the protein MGTEELLGNISLFKHLRQEQLSELARLLTQCTFAPGEDILRDGDPGDGLYIVTSGLVKVTKKSPSGQKEAPLALLKRGEVFGEMALLDDQPRSATVTAMGPTECLFLSRGDFINALQRYPEIAVAMLPVLAERIRTADRWIEHLV from the coding sequence TTGGGTACTGAAGAGCTTTTAGGAAATATATCCCTGTTCAAGCACCTGAGGCAGGAGCAGCTGAGTGAGCTCGCCAGATTGCTTACTCAGTGTACCTTTGCACCTGGCGAGGATATCTTGAGGGATGGTGATCCAGGTGATGGCCTGTACATCGTCACCTCTGGCTTGGTCAAAGTGACCAAGAAATCGCCGAGCGGACAGAAGGAAGCACCGCTTGCCCTGCTAAAGAGAGGAGAAGTGTTTGGGGAAATGGCCTTGCTCGATGACCAACCCCGTTCAGCCACGGTGACGGCTATGGGGCCGACAGAATGCCTCTTCTTGAGTCGAGGCGATTTTATAAACGCGCTACAGCGCTACCCGGAGATCGCTGTAGCGATGTTACCAGTGCTGGCTGAGAGGATACGCACCGCCGACCGTTGGATCGAGCATCTAGTTTGA
- the rpsR gene encoding 30S ribosomal protein S18 has product MRYFLKRRVCAFCVDKIDEIDYKDIGRLRRFLSDRGRIDPRRKTGTCAKHQRRLSVALKRARHIALLPFTPEHVRQMGGLPSAAKG; this is encoded by the coding sequence ATCAGATACTTCCTCAAGCGTAGAGTGTGCGCTTTCTGTGTGGATAAAATAGATGAGATCGACTATAAGGATATTGGACGTCTTCGCCGTTTCCTTTCGGATCGCGGACGGATCGATCCTCGACGCAAAACGGGAACATGCGCTAAGCATCAACGGAGGTTAAGCGTGGCCCTGAAGCGGGCCAGGCACATCGCCTTGCTTCCTTTTACCCCTGAACATGTACGCCAGATGGGTGGTCTACCATCAGCTGCTAAGGGGTAA
- a CDS encoding ribonuclease J, whose product MARNRVKIIPLGGVDEVGKNMLVVEYKNDLLIIDAGLKFPEEEMLGIDLVIPDTTYLEAKKDKIRAILITHGHEDHAGALPYILSRFEAPIYSTKLTQGLISVKLKEYGLAGVVDQRLIEPGDVLHLGSFEVEFFHVSHSIPDGVGLIIRTPAGTIVHSGDFKFDQTPVDGLLTDFRKLAEVGSQGVLVLLCDCIRVERPGYTPSEHLVGDAFDTILYQAPGRVIITTFASNISRLQQVLDTAWKHGRRVAVVGRSLETSVSVATELGYLIDRDGTLVSLETVRRLPPERVILLTTGSQGEPTSALSRIASNEHPQIRIIPGDTVIISASPIPGNEETVARTIDNLFKRGAEVIYGEMKTVHVSGHASQEELKLMLNLLQPHFCVPIHGEYRHMSLFRKLAEEVGIPESNVLLPEIGQVLEFGDHFGRIAGKVPAGSVLVDGLTVGGISEIILRDRQHLSRDGVVIAVVALDKQTGKIVAGPDLISRGFLLRRDAEGLFDAAQEQVRWTLDQGARGGVEYGFIVQKIKEVLSQFLFERTGRRPMILPVVTEV is encoded by the coding sequence TTGGCACGAAATAGGGTTAAGATCATCCCTCTTGGTGGAGTGGATGAAGTTGGCAAGAACATGCTCGTTGTGGAATACAAGAATGATCTCCTCATCATCGACGCTGGGCTCAAATTTCCTGAGGAGGAGATGCTGGGCATTGACCTGGTCATCCCGGATACGACCTATCTGGAGGCTAAGAAGGATAAGATTCGGGCTATCCTGATAACGCATGGTCACGAGGACCATGCGGGGGCCTTGCCCTACATCCTATCCAGATTTGAAGCTCCCATCTACAGTACAAAACTCACCCAGGGTTTAATCTCGGTTAAGCTAAAGGAATACGGTTTGGCTGGGGTGGTAGATCAACGCCTCATTGAGCCTGGGGATGTGCTGCATCTGGGGTCATTTGAGGTGGAGTTCTTCCACGTTAGCCATAGCATACCCGATGGCGTTGGATTGATCATCCGCACACCAGCTGGTACGATCGTTCATTCGGGTGATTTTAAGTTCGACCAGACGCCAGTGGATGGGCTGTTGACCGATTTTCGGAAGTTGGCCGAAGTTGGCAGTCAAGGTGTGCTCGTTTTGTTATGTGATTGCATCCGTGTGGAACGCCCGGGCTATACCCCATCGGAGCATCTGGTAGGAGATGCATTTGATACCATCCTCTATCAAGCCCCCGGCAGAGTGATCATCACCACTTTCGCTTCCAATATCTCGCGATTGCAACAGGTCCTGGATACAGCCTGGAAACATGGACGAAGGGTAGCCGTTGTCGGCCGCAGTCTGGAGACCAGCGTTAGTGTAGCCACCGAACTAGGTTATCTCATTGATCGGGATGGTACGCTGGTGAGTCTTGAGACAGTACGACGCTTACCCCCAGAAAGGGTTATCTTGCTTACGACCGGAAGCCAGGGTGAACCCACTTCTGCCTTGAGCCGCATTGCCAGCAATGAGCACCCCCAAATCCGCATCATCCCGGGTGATACGGTGATCATTTCGGCTTCACCTATACCCGGCAATGAGGAGACTGTAGCCCGCACAATTGATAATCTTTTCAAACGCGGGGCAGAGGTCATCTATGGTGAGATGAAAACTGTGCATGTATCGGGACACGCCAGCCAAGAGGAGCTCAAGTTGATGCTTAATCTCTTGCAGCCCCATTTCTGTGTACCAATACACGGTGAGTATCGCCATATGTCCTTATTCCGAAAGTTGGCCGAAGAGGTTGGTATCCCCGAGTCCAACGTCTTGCTGCCCGAAATCGGCCAGGTTCTGGAATTCGGAGACCATTTTGGAAGGATCGCTGGTAAGGTTCCAGCTGGTTCAGTACTAGTGGATGGGCTCACTGTAGGGGGCATCAGCGAAATCATCCTGCGGGATCGACAACACCTGTCGCGCGATGGCGTCGTCATCGCTGTTGTCGCGCTCGATAAGCAGACTGGCAAGATAGTAGCCGGGCCTGATCTCATATCAAGGGGCTTTCTCCTGCGGCGGGATGCAGAGGGCCTCTTCGATGCAGCGCAGGAGCAAGTACGTTGGACGCTGGATCAGGGGGCACGCGGTGGGGTAGAGTATGGGTTCATCGTGCAAAAGATAAAAGAGGTGTTGAGTCAGTTCCTCTTCGAGCGCACCGGACGTCGGCCGATGATCCTGCCGGTCGTAACCGAGGTTTAG
- the rpsT gene encoding 30S ribosomal protein S20, whose translation MANTKSALKRIRVAERRRERNKPIRSAAKTYIKKAERLIGGGDVEAARAAVIQAVSALDRATQKGVIHRNNAARRKSRLTKKLNILASPSPSL comes from the coding sequence TTGGCGAACACCAAATCTGCCCTGAAAAGGATCAGGGTTGCTGAGCGGCGACGAGAACGCAATAAGCCGATACGTTCAGCGGCGAAGACGTATATTAAGAAAGCCGAGAGGCTGATTGGTGGCGGCGACGTTGAGGCTGCAAGGGCAGCGGTGATTCAGGCAGTGAGCGCTCTGGATAGGGCTACCCAAAAGGGGGTCATCCACCGTAATAACGCCGCTCGCCGCAAATCGCGTCTGACGAAGAAATTGAACATTCTGGCCAGTCCTTCGCCGTCCCTCTGA
- a CDS encoding uracil-DNA glycosylase: MSKDATSELAALYREIALCERCSLAKSRLKVVPGDGPATAEIVFIGEAPGWHENQQGLPFVGPAGQFLDELLASIGLKRNNVYITNVIKCRPLNNRDPLPVEMEACAPFLQRQLELIGPRMVVTLGRYSMAKYFPGQSISRVHGRPSKRGGVVYLPMYHPAAALHQPSLRRIVETDMLKIPSILAEAKQMPDEGEEERTAEQLTLF, from the coding sequence GTGTCCAAAGATGCTACATCTGAACTGGCAGCATTATATAGAGAGATCGCTCTCTGTGAGCGCTGCTCTCTGGCCAAATCACGCCTGAAGGTCGTACCTGGTGATGGACCAGCAACGGCTGAGATCGTATTTATCGGTGAGGCCCCTGGTTGGCATGAGAATCAACAGGGACTACCCTTCGTGGGGCCGGCCGGGCAGTTTCTCGATGAACTTCTCGCCTCCATCGGCCTAAAGAGGAACAATGTATATATAACCAACGTGATTAAGTGCCGTCCCCTGAACAATCGTGACCCCCTACCAGTGGAGATGGAGGCCTGTGCTCCCTTCCTCCAACGCCAGTTAGAACTGATTGGACCCAGGATGGTGGTGACTCTAGGACGCTACTCAATGGCTAAATACTTCCCCGGACAATCGATCAGCCGTGTTCACGGGCGGCCCAGCAAGAGGGGTGGTGTCGTCTACTTGCCTATGTACCACCCGGCGGCAGCCTTGCACCAACCGAGTCTGCGACGGATCGTAGAAACCGATATGCTGAAGATCCCCTCCATTCTTGCTGAAGCCAAGCAAATGCCTGACGAAGGTGAAGAGGAAAGAACGGCGGAGCAATTGACACTGTTTTGA